TTGTCTTTATCCTTTGAAAGCAAAAAGTTGACAATTAGATGCAATTTAGCAAACTTCACAACCAGAACATCGTTTTTATACTTGACTGTACACCTATCCTTGATATCTCCATACTTTACAGTTTGGTCAGGGAAGTATCTGTCACACATCCCATTTTCAACTTGAGCAAAACTTGAGAAATCAGAATCTCCAACGCACTTCAATCCAGTTATAAGACCAAACTCAGCCATACTGAACCTAATCCTCTTCTCACCAACACAAAACCAAATCTCATCAAGGCTTGGTTGTTTAAACTCTTTCACAAACACATGGTGTAGGAGTTGTGACTGATATACGAAAGGATTGATGTCGATAAGGTGTCCAACAGCTGATTCCCTCAACATAGCAAGCTGTTATTTTGATAGATTCTCCATGATTGCTCTTATAAGATCAAATGTATACACAATCTTCCCATGATCACATAAAAAAAGCATAACAACAAACTTGTTtagttaaaatatattataaacattaaaaaaaaactacttagttTATTAGACAGACagttaaaaataaactaacaccagttttttaaaaaagataacaaaacatgtgatttaaaataaataaaataatttggaaCCATCTTTTAAATCAGATAAACATCATATTAAAAACACAGAAAAGATACAAAATGCAGAATAAACAAATTCAATCTGGAAAATAAACCACATATCTCATAACAAAATAAACCATACATCAAACAACATACTAAACCATCACATTTATTCACAAAAAATGCACAATTAAAATAAACCAAAACAATTTTATTGGTTATCAAAATAAACAATCACGATAATAAACAACCCGAATCTATACATCTAAACAAACAAATCCATAcaaaaacatgttcaattaaaaTAAACCAAACTCTTTAAATTAAACCAACGATATTTTGATTATCAACAAAATAAGCCATCACCAATAACTTCTATGCACAAAAATAAACCAATCAGGCCATATACAGGTACAAACAAGATAATAAACAAAACTGTGTAAATTAAACCAAAGAGATTTtgattatcaacaaaataaaccATCGCCAATAACTTCTCTGCACAGAAATAAACCAATCTGTTCATATATAGGTACAAACAAAGATAATAAACCAAGCAGCTTAATTTATACCAAAGATATTTtgattatcaacaaaataaaccATCACCAATAACTTCTATCCATAAAAATAAACCAGTCAGTTCATAAACAGATACAAACAATATAATaaaccaaaaaatttaaattaaaccAGAGAAAAATtgattatcaacaaaataaaccATTACCAATAACTTCTatccacaaaaataaataattcagTTCATATACAGTTACAAACAAGATCAAATAAGGGATAAAAACCAAACCTTTAACAATGGAGTGTCGAATGGGCCTTCTTCGTCTGAATCGGACTCCGAGCACACCTCCAACTTTTCCTCAATCTTCTTCCTCTTGGTTGAACAATGTGAAATCTCAGGAGGATCGTGGTTATTCTTCCTCGGACGGGATCTCTTATTCCTCATGCTAGGCAGTGATGGTGGGTTTCATTCGGAAGATCCTTCGGAGCCACCGTTCATTGTCTTCTCGGGGGCTTGCTCACCGGTGCTCCTAAGAATAGCCATTTTAGATAGGGAAGGCTCAGCGATGGAAATGGTTTCGGGTTTTTGAGGAGGAAAACAGTCAGCTATGGAGATGACTACAAGACTGAGTGGTGGAGACGAGCGGCGACGGAAATGATCGGTGGAGTTGGGCGGAGAAATACAGACGACGGTGGAGGAAAAATGGGTTTCGGGTGAGAGTTTTTGAGAGGGAGGGAACCGTTTTTGGAGAGAGAAATACCAACAATGGAGATGGCTATGGAGGAATCGCAGTCGCCGGCGATAGAATGAGTGGTGGAGAGGGGCGGCGACGGCACCGAACGGTGGAGCTGGGCGGCGAAATGCAGACGGTGGAGGAGGATTTTTGGGTTTCGGGTGAGAGCTTTTTAGAGGAAGGGAAACTTTTTTTGGAGAGAGAAAATGAAATCctgaaaggttttttttttttttttttttgacacaaAATCCTGAAAGGTTTATTGGAAACAATGCACTGTATTGGAAACCCCAAATGCGTGACCCAATGGGGATAGGGAAAAGTTTCATTTTCAAAATAATCCAATCCAATTTAATTTGGGAAACATaccaattattaaaatatttatcgTATATAAAGACAtacaaaataaaactaaatatattaatatttattaaaatagggAATAAAAATAGTGTGATAATGTAAATAGTATACACCCTATTATTagggatttttttattaatacgtATATAAAAAATTTATAGTTGATAAAGAATTAATTCAAAACTACATAAACTaaagtttttttattaaaaatatggcCTCTTGTAACTTTTAATCTATTCTTTATTTTCTTATGCTTTTACAGGAATAAGATTTCAGCGCTAATCAACGAGCCTTGCCAGCGTCTCTTCCCATTTCTTTCACTTATTCTCTCTGTCCCTTTTTTGCTCATTTGCTTGTGCTTTCTTCTATGTTTTTTTGCATATTTTTCTGCTACTTTAGTAGCTTCTTTTGTAGCTGCACAAATGTAGTTTTTGAAGTAGAAAGGATTAGGATATGAGAGcattatttttttatcaaatgacaacaacaataataataataataataataatatcaagtaGACTATTGATTTAAGCACGAGAGAGCTAAACTCTGTTTGAAGTGTGGCCAACAACACCTACACATTAGCACGCAAATGAAGTAATAAATATATGTGTCATCACTCAATTGGAtcgctatatatatatattggtttcCCATCTGCAAATATCATTTATTAATTAATCTATAGATTCTTCTTCACATACTATGGAAGAAGtggatatgttatgaaatatgtcaTCATCTATATAAGTGGGTCATGATGCATACACCAGTAGTTTTGTTACTAGTTGCTTTGATCGACACATTTATTTGTGAGCATAATTTTTttcaatatgtatatatatatatataaatatatgtacatTCTCATCCATGGCAAGATCATTTTGCATAGAGATGAAAACAGTTTTCCATTAAAGTTCACCAAATGCAACGCCAAAACTCCCTGATTGTTTTCTGACATTACAAGGACTTACATGATAAAATATTGGCACAACAATTTTCCCAATGCAAGCTTAGGGCAAATATGTAGCTTAAAGCAACCTCAAATGCCATTGGGTTGAAGGAGTTACATTGAGCTTGCATTTGAAGCTGCAGAGGGTTACATGAGTTGGATAATGATGAAATTTACAaaagaatttttttaaatttaatttaggtCGCATGGGGTTGCATTGGATTTGTATTTGAGGTTGTAGAGGGTTGCAAGAGTtgcataataattaaattaagatATAAGTTTTAAGTTGCTATGAGTTGTATTTGGTTGCATGTGCTTACATTTAAGGTTGTAGTGTGTGTTATTTTAGATTGCATTTGAAATTGCAATAGGTTGCATGAGTTATATAAAGAATGAAATTTGAAAATGAATTTTTAAAGTTGTTTTAGGCTGCATGAGATTGCATTGAACTTGCATTTATGGTTGTATGAGTTGCATAAGGATGTAATTAACATATGAATTTTTAAGTTgacatgtggttgcattcgtaattcatttggataactcacattaggagttgcagtgggttgcacttggactagccatgtgttgctttaggttgcatgtggttgcattcgtaattcatatggatataactcacattaggagttgcagtgagttgcagtgggttgcacttggactagccatgtgttgctttaggttgcatgtggttgcattcgtaattcatttggataactcgcattaggagttgcagtgggttgcacttggactagccatgggttgctttaggttgcatgtggtcgcattcgtaattcatatggataactcaaattaggagttgcagtgagttgcagtgggttgcacttggactagccatgtgttgctttaggttgcatgtggttgcattcgtaatttatttggataactcacattaggagttgcagtgagttgcacttggactagccatgggttgctttaggttgcatgtgattgcattcgtaattcatatggataactcacattaggagttgcagtgagttgcagtgggttgcacttggactagccatgtgttgctttaggttgcatgtggttgcattcgtaattcatttggataactcacattaggagttgcagtaggttgcacttggactagccatgagttgctttaggttgcatgtggttgcatttgtaattcatatgtataactcacattaggagttgcagtgggttgcacttggactagtcaTGGGTTGCTTTAGGTTctatgtggttgcattcgtaattcatatttATAACTCACATAAGGAGTTGCAGttggttgcacttggactagacatgggttgctttaggttgcGTGTGgttgcattcataattcatatatataactcacattaggaattgcagtgggttgcacttggactagccatgggttgttttaggttgcatgtggttgcattcttAATTCATATGTATAATTCACATTAgcagttgcagtgggttgcacttgggcTAGCCatgggttgctttaggttgcatgtggttgcattcgtaattcatatgtataacttgttggtttttattgatcaaatcagagattatgcgcagcggaacaacaatcaaattgtcagattaatcccataagatttctagatctacttcttcacactcatatatatattgaatcaaggacaagaatagaaacattacctcaggtccttccttgctgctatcttttcgtatggctgaatccttgagatctcacaccaagatcttccaaaatgttctcagtcacacaaagaacgagtgtaggctcgctatacaaataataggcaataactatttatcagatattctcaacacatgagatctgataaggtttggacctaggttttgtgaagaacaatgacctttgtttttgtcactgttctctttctctgagagaatcctagatatttttttaTCCCTgaaaaacttacgttctgtgaaaactgatatccaatatattaaaatatttgttattttaaacaaattcaaaataactgatcagttatcagatttttgtttaaataataatatttaaatcaaatcaaaatatctcattatttatttaatatttaaataactaaaattgtggaatcaagagatcaagtccatctcttatgcgtgtagcacagtgcctgtgcactgcgccacacgtgtaccacatgcatgtgcagacatgtgatttttcccaattttattattatttaaataccaaaaatcccaaaaaataaattaattcaaaattaattatatttttgttaaatcaaataattaattaattcttaattaattaattacacataattaatcaataattatgtttgatacatagaaaaatattttacttatcacataagtcatttttgcccatttttgtatttgcctttgacagtgattgtttgagtcatttcggggaccatggacctataacattaagctccaataaattgaaactaaataattaaactctttaattataatagttaatttattaattctgatattactccactataaattcagaattgcactctttatgttatagatatacttttacagaaatctttttcttaagtcgtccattgatataaccatcttgcaatagttcaatcctctaattaattagttcataaattagaatagaAGAATTgtcatttaacctttctaatttacttcttattctttaagtaccattaattcactagtgaataattaatctataatctaattatagatttgagctcaaaatcattcagttccagaattaacccttaagggaactaatatacaatctgttaggaaagattagattctgtattgttgatacatgttcccagccatccatgatattaaatctccaaaacaaaagtcattagcctcatgctttgaagagaccttaatgagtgaatcaaaagatttaataaacatgaacaggagttcatgaacactcaggatttaggttgatctataaatgatcatctgttatgatatgaattacaagtctttattgttaaatggtttttggataaagactttaattcatatcggtccatgtcatatataatcatattatataaagcacatttaccgagatgtctttccacatcaataatccgaatctagattatttgtatcattatgatactcagtaaatcgtacttacaactccaattaaagaattccataactttaatttgttgttgttgactatttttattcattcatgtgatcttaattatctcgtactaatacaagatcacaccctcaataatgaatatggaatttttatgatatttacaaaattattcaaacaataatttaacaatctaaatatgacaataataataaaccattgtatttatttattcacagaaaaacacaaatgtctttacatgcttttaggacacactcctaacaatctcccacttgtacttaaagcaagtgaggcatttctctcaatcccatattacgtacatgaccctcgaattgctttgctggaagtgTCTTCGTGATCAGgtccgccaggttgtgttctgatgcgattttcagaatggtcacatctcctctatgtacgatttctctgactaagtggtatttgcgctctatatgctttcccctcttgtggcttcttggttctttagaattgggcattgctccactgttgtcacagtatagaacaagtggtttctccacttctggaactacttccaaatctgtgtagaactttttcagccaaactgcttccttagctgcttcacaagctgctatgtattcagcttccatggttgaatcagctatactggattgcttaatgcttctccagacaactgctccaccaccaagagtgaatactgacccagaagtagattttctactatccttgtcagattgaaaatctgagtcagtgtatccagtaggttcgaggtcactacccgaatatactagcatatagtctctcgttctcctgagatacttgagaatatgtttcaccgcaatccagtgttccaaacctggatttgattgataacgactgacaattcctactgcataacatatgtcaggtctagtacataacatcgcatacattaggctccctacagctgatgcatagggatactttctcatatcctcttgctcttgtagTGTCTTTGggcactgatctttgcaaagagaaattccatgtctggttggtaattgaccctttttggaattctccataaagaatctttcaagcacgttatctatataatttgcttgtgaaagtgctaggagcttgttctttctatctcttagaattttaatgcctagaacatagctcgcttctcccaaatctttcatttggaatttgtcagctaaccatttctttacatttgataatgtctctacatcattcccaatgagtaggatatcatcaacgtaaagaactaagaaaaccacaatttttcctttgatgtatttataaacacatgcttcgtcaacattttgttcgaaaccatatgttttaatagtttcatcaaatgttaagttccaagatcttgatgcttgtttcaatccatttatgaatttcaacaatttgcatacctttttatcttgatccttctttatgaacccttctggttgttccatataaatggtttcatcaaggtggccattcagaaaagctgtcttgacgtccatttgccatatctcataattataaatggcagctatggataagagtatgcgaatggacttaagcatggccacaggagaaaatgtttcttcatagtccacaccctctctttgtgtgtagcctttggccacaagccttgctttataggtttctacctttccatctgcaccccttttcttcttgtagatccatttgcatccaatggcattaacattgtcaggcatatctacaagttcccagactgaattggaatacattgattccatttcttgattcatggcttcttgccacttatcaacatcagggtcttccattgcttctttaaaagtcaatggatcgtccttttcagtatctgatacaagaacgtgtgcctcatgttcgtagcgaataggttgtctcacaatcctcccactacgacgttgcactagtttttccttttcaggaattgtggtttctttggttgttttatcattaactgcTGGATATGAAatattatctgtcattagttcctgtaaaactactttgctccgagatttaaaatcattcatatagtcctGTTATaaaaaagttgcatttgtcgaaacaaatactttttgatcacttgggctatagaaatatccacctcttgtttctggagcatagcccacgaatatacacacttcagacctagaatccagttttccagatttaggtcttagcacataagcaggacaaccccaaatacggaaatgtcgtaaactaggtttacttccattccatagttccagaggtgtctttgtcacagctttggacgggactacattcaaaatgtagttagccgtttgtagtgcatatccccaaaacgataagggtagtgaagagtagcttaacatagacctgaccatgtctaacAGAGTCTgatttcttctctctgaaactccgttttgttgtggcattccaggtgctgtgagttgggatagaattccatgctccagcaagaaatctttgaattcagaatccaaatattcaccaccacgatcagatcgaagtgtttttaaagatttacctaattgtttctcagctaaagctttgaagtctttaaacctttcaaaagtttctgacttcttaagcattaggtatacatgaccgtatctagaatagtcgtcagtaaatgtgacaaaatattcataaccacctcgagcttgaatgttaattggaccacatacatcactatgtattagctctagtggttctttggctctatttccattcgaagtgaaaggtcgtttagtcaatttaccttctaaacaggattcacaaaccggtagggttccaactgttagttcccttagaGGTCCTTCTTTAGTTAGCCGGTTTATACTATCTAGACTGATATGACataatcttaagtgccatagatacgtgtcattttctttagaaaccttttgtcttttatTACTTTGCGGAAtggctactttaaataattcagaattattgagcgatttttcaattggatcaagcatgtacagtccgtccttttgttttgcatgacaaatattgttcccattccttgaaataaaaatcatattattattaaaagaaatgttaaaattttgttcatgtaacaaagataaagaaataatgtttctagtaatttcaggaataaatagcacattattcaaaactaaaaaattgttcttaaaattcaaaCGGACTATTCCACATGCTTTGgctgaaacaagcgctccacttcccactcttatagtcatctctccttgctccaactgccttgcggactcaagcatctgcaaacaagaacaaacatggttagtggaaccagaatcaactatccatgataatttatcttgttccaccatacaagcttcgagtacaagtaaatctgatttacctttctttttctcttttagctcggcgagatactttgggcagtttctcttccaatgaccatcgacattacaatggaaacattttcctttgggtgtcttttgtttggggtcattgttctttttgttctcgggcgctttggatgacttctttgcctttttcggattgtcctttttaggtttatTGTCATTATtattgccttttcttttcttctttgaagaagatggttttgcttcagcctgacttgagatggtcttattcaaagactcaaaagtttgtaattcattcagcaattgtgtcatgttaaaatctaatttgttcatgacataatttgttgtgaatgcagaaaaagcaggagttaaagactcaagtataatgcttacttgtgtcttttcatccatgactgctccatgcgtctcagcttcatgaagtacactgatcatgttcaaaacatgctcacgcacagattgacctttcttcatcttagcattcatgtaggttctagtagcctcatgacggctttgctcagatgggcgcccaaacatttccttaagagattctagtatctcaaaagcagtttccatggattcatgctttgttcgtaagacatcactcatgcttacaagcatatagcacttggctttgttattggattgaatccatgcatcaaatttgtcccgaacatgtttcggggcattTGCGCCAGGTTCTTcaagacattcctcatttaggacaaacttgtggttttcactaaccaacaacagattcatatttgatttccattttatgaagttatcaccagtcaatttttcttgtgcaatcaaagcagtgatgggatttccagagatagacatattctgaataaaataaaaaatacaaatatattattattatatttagaaaaataaatatcaaagtttcggaaattaaacgtgatgcatgagcacaattaaaacacataaaataaagattaatttccacgataaaattttctaacaattaaagtgccgccttagggtcggtcaaattaattttagagaatttataagacgttcttatctttattgtttaatacttaaaataactctttattttctcttttaaacattaaagtaccgctttgtttggtcaagttatggttatccactctcaagcttaatcataactttgtgagtgtaacccattatttcggagttcatgacttaacttaggacatgccgccttagggtcggtcaagcctaaaatacatcattagttcctatctatataagaaatataaccttgctattgatatgtccagacaccttccttagggggacgaaaacaaagccgttgcgaggcgctattcatatctcacggtgtcatattaataatggagaccatgggttatgtttgagataccaaccctctcccactcactattttgaaataagtgtttttaacctaattaattccaaattaattatagtttctttaaactttatgaacacaattaaaattggaaagaaagcgagtttctaagtccatgtccaattttaaattaccaatcatgttcatctaaagtttactaaaaaacactttttaaaataaagttggtttaaagaaattaagtcataaagacttaaaaattggtgtgacattttaccaagttttcaaaataaaactaagtaatttacatgcaattgatttcacaaaacaattcatataaacatataggacaatcctaataatcatgtttctactaatgagatgcatgattataactgtgtgggttttttatgtatggcatacaatgcatgaacatgttatcaatcacattaaccacatgaaaataattatttaaataaataaataaacaataaatgttgaaccgggtgcttttgggtatttctaattttacaaccactttataaaattaaaataaaataaaatgccttgatctccatcgggcttctttactttactgtcggtaggatttgTGGCATTGTTAGTCcagaacaataataagaaaacaattttcaaattattttttattaattaaaacaaacttttaaataatcattctttttatttttctttttaattaaaacaacttttaattaaaaactgaaatgaatttaaatctgttattttgaaaaaataaattttaaataagatattaaaaaaaaaatttgttaagacaacaaaaatatctcattgtttaaatatcaaatttcaaaaataggatatttaaacattttaaaattaaaaaaaaataactgattaatttcagaaaaaaaaaatatatatttctggACTGTCAAGCGGGGCCACACGGCGTCAAAACGGGGCCGGCGGGGCCAGACCGTACGGACATGTCCGTACAGCCGTCCGTACGGAGTCTGTACGACGTCGGGCAGTGGCTCGGAGGTtggcctcggaggtgcggtggcTGATTTCTGAAttccgggctccgttctgacttttgtgtgatcggaattacaattttatggtgtcgaaaaccaaataaaattacataaatcctatgccctttaatggcttacacaatgatctaatcataaacaaatcataacccaaaaacaccatacaattaacgattcaacattcccacgcattcaatcacattaagtcatccattcataaataaatgcataaaattaaacccacacagattcaatatatatatgtgaagatggctctggtaccatttgttggtttttattgatcaaatcagagattatgcgcagcggaacaacaatcaaattgtcagattaatcccataagatttctagatctacttcttcacactcatatatatatatattgaatcaaggacaagaatagaaacattacctcaggtccttccttgctgctatcttttcgtatggctgaatccttgagatctcacaccaagatcttccaaaatgttctcagtcacacaaagaacgagtgtgggctcgctatacaaataataggcaataactatttatcagatattctcaacacatgagatctgataaggtttggacctaggttttgtgaagaacaatgacctttgtttttgtcactgttctctttctctgagagaatcctgttagaaatttatttatttggggTCACAATTGTATATATAAAAATGTGTGTTGGGTCATTATATAAATGAGTCAAATTTATGTGGtctattttttaataaagtttatgACTTAAGGGCATGATTGTCATGATTTTTATATGTGGATACCATTGAGACAATTTCTgatttgatgaggggccaaattagaaatagtaaataaattattaattactgTTTTTCAATTATTAATAAACAGGTTGGTCCCCATTTTTTGCATCGCTTCATATATCGTATCTTTATTCTTGAATCCCCATCATCAAGAAACTGAGGTTCCAGAGAGAAATATTGATACAAAAATTGGAAGATCATACCATTCAAAATCGATTCTATAGACTCCGGTACGCTTCCGCTAATCTTTGATTCTATTGTTTGATTCTCGTGAATTAATTAGGGCTAAATTCAGATTAAAGTTTTTCTAACATGTGGTATCAAGAGCATCCCTAAATTAGTTCTTGAGAATTTATGGTATTATTGGTCTTCCATGAAATTCTTTTTGTCCTtgtgtatatgtatatttttatttgaGATTGAATTATGTTAATGGCTATTAATACGAAGTagaagatatttatatatatatatatttgtttaagtTTTGTTCAAGGAGAAGAATTGACTGCTGCGATTACTGTTTTATTGAATACATAAAACAAAAATTGCGATTGCTGTTTAAAACAAAACTGTtttattaagttttgttttatcgACTGTtatctattttattatatatatagaataaaataaaaacaaaaacagattatagtttcttttttgtttttatatgaatatatatatataaagaataaaACAAAAATCATATCACCAACGATtacagttttttgtttttttgttttctatatggatatatatatattttattgggttttcattattattattattttattaaatatataataataata
The genomic region above belongs to Humulus lupulus chromosome 1, drHumLupu1.1, whole genome shotgun sequence and contains:
- the LOC133792175 gene encoding uncharacterized protein LOC133792175 isoform X1 — protein: MRNKRSRPRKNNHDPPEISHCSTKRKKIEEKLEVCSESDSDEEGPFDTPLLKLAMLRESAVGHLIDINPFVYQSQLLHHVFVKEFKQPSLDEIWFCVGEKRIRFSMAEFGLITGLKCVGDSDFSSFAQVENGMCDRYFPDQTVKYGDIKDRCTVKYKNDVLVVKFAKLHLIVNFLLSKDKDKPVDTELINLICSDECDDFSWGKLAFETTFPYLRKGAKGKNLKNTIYAKKSKVLKGKKPSFLYKLEGCSWVFHVWIYACIKKLKDKDICQCLPNSPFRICRWKNSSLPTGCSLDRSIFGSSKFVVDNCIPTTAEMKKFKLSHFPLFPVLLQLKNMVMMQSRIRVNYEQREEPLALCKKM